GTCCGGGTTGCGCTGGCTGTATCCCAGGCGGGTGGTGTACTCCTGTTCTTTAACGAGGAGGCCTTGTTCCTGGAGGGCCGCCACTACTTTCTTGCGGGCGCGGAAGCGGTCTTCCCCTACAAACACTTCTGCGGCGGCGGAAAGGGTGCCGTCGTCGTTGAGGGTATCTACTACTTCGAGGTTATGTTTCAGTCCGAGGTTGTAGTCGTTGATATCGTGGGCGGGCGTCACTTTGAGGGCGCCGGTACCGAATTCCTTATCTACATATTCGTCGAAGATCACGGGTACCTTGCGGTTGACAAGGGGCACGATGGCGAAGTGGCCTTTGAGGTGGGCGTATCGTTCATCATCCGGATTTACGCAGATCGCCGTGTCGCCCATGATGGTTTCGGGGCGCTGGGTGGCGATGGTGATGTATTCGCCGGTGGGCTCGCCGGCGGCGTTTACCACGGCGTATTTCACGTGATAGAGTTTGCCGCTGATCTCTTTATATTCCACTTCCTCGTCGGAAAGGGCGGTTTTGGCCTTGGGGTCCCAGTTGATCATGCGCGCGCCGCGATAAATGAGCCCTTTGCCGTACAGGTCAACGAACACTTTGATCACCGCGTCGTAATAATGCTGGTCCATGGTGAAGGTCACGCGGTCCCAGTCGACCGAACAGCCCAGTTTTTTGATCTGGTGGTAGATGATGCCGCCGTATTTTTCCTTCCATTCGTAGGCGTATTTGAGGAATTCCTGCCGGGTGAGCTGGCTTTTTTCGATGCCTTTCTCCTCCTTGAGCATATTCACCACCTTGGTTTCGGTGGCGATGGAAGCATGGTCGGATCCCGGCACCCAGCAGGCGTTGTAGCCGCTCATGCGGGCGTGGCGTGTGAGAATGTCCTGCACGGTCTCGTTCAGGGTGTGGCCCATGTGGAGCACCCCGGTCACGTTCGGCGGCGGGATCACGATCGTAAAGGGAGGACGGCTGTCCGGAACGGAGCGGAAGTATTGCTTGTCCATCCAATATTGGTACCACTTGTCTTCTGCCGCAGCAGGAATATAATTCTTCGATAGTTCCATCAGATTATCAGGCTATGTCTGTTTTAGGCATGCAAAAATATTGAATATCGGAAGTATTCCGAATTTCGGGGCCATATTTGCCGGATCGGACCGGAATTAATTGTCAGATAAGCGTGGAAACATTTTATTTGTGAAAATAACACCGGGATCCTGCAAAATACCATGCAAGATAAGCTGAATTTATCGGTAACTTGTGGCGTTTTTGTTGAAAATGACGAGTTTTGCGCAACATACCGACCAGGAATTAATGCAGGGCATCCGCGGGAACGACGCTGCCGCGTTCACTGCGCTCTTCAACCGTCATTACCGTAACCTTTACCTTACCGCATTGAATATTCTCCGCCGCGACGATGTGAGCCGCGACCTGGTGCAGGACGTATTCACCCAGCTCTGGGTGCGCCGGCACGAGTTGGAGATCGCCTATCCCAACGCCTGGTTGCAGCAATCGATCCGTTTCCAGGTTTTCAAAGCTATCCGCGACCAAAAGATCGACGAGCGGTTCTACGACCGTTTGATGGAAACCTCTT
Above is a genomic segment from Chitinophaga pollutisoli containing:
- a CDS encoding RNA polymerase sigma-70 factor — encoded protein: MTSFAQHTDQELMQGIRGNDAAAFTALFNRHYRNLYLTALNILRRDDVSRDLVQDVFTQLWVRRHELEIAYPNAWLQQSIRFQVFKAIRDQKIDERFYDRLMETSSELLDEQPLLFKELDGLVREILASLPGDARRIFLLSREEKLSYREIACKMDISVKTVEKKMTATLKVLRTRLRDAMFTIIP